In the Hermetia illucens chromosome 1, iHerIll2.2.curated.20191125, whole genome shotgun sequence genome, TGGAGGTCTTTGCCAACTATTTTGACACAGTATTAAATAATTGAAGAATTAGAAAAACGATGCCACCCAAATCAGCAGAGAGCATCTACCAATTCGCAGTTATAGCCTTTTTGTAACTGAATTTAATCAGACTGTTTGCGTGTTTTATATATTGTAAAAAGTAATTTCAAGGTTATGCTAAATACAACATATTTCTTCAATAAACAAATATGAAATTATATGTGACAAGAAGCAGCTAAAAGGACATGCCCACCAGCatctctggaggtccttctcGGATTAATCccactccatctgcacatacagattcaGGCATGGAGGGCAATATACAGGATGGTTGGGGGTATCAGTGAGACGGGCagccgaaggaagattgatattctttctaggcggtatcctgagttactgataccaagggataacatgccaacgaggtttcactttgataagtggtttgaaacacgttggggtaataaggcaaactgggagagcgtggctaggacgtacggcttaaaccagattgtttggtacactgacggatccctcagagcagagagagcgggtgccagtgtcattggtccaaggaaaatgtactttgagccaatgggtaggtacactagcatattccaggcggaaatatacgccatagacaaatgtgcctcctattacctccaaaggaactacagggggcacaatattgctattctcaccgacagccaagcagcgatcaaggcacttaggtccaaccaggtgaactctaaactggtatgggattgccttgagagactgaatacacttggttcgtccaacaaggtctggatactctgggtttcaggccatgttgggttggaaggcaaccaggtagcggacgaactagccaagaagggaccaGGGATGCTTCTAGCTGGAGCAGGACCCTTCGGtgcaatcggaaacggtttcatggctatgacaataAGAAATgcagaggaacggttgaggaaactataccgggcaggcctaccaggaatggagcagtccaggatgcttattgggggatacgaacccaagcgcaaaaaggattgcttaaacctcactaaaaagaacctctgaatcatagtgggtATTCTGGCTGGTCACTGTTGGCTAAActgtcacctagggaagctagagatatctacggacactgcctgcaggttttgtgcgcagtgtgatgaaacctctattcacgttctgggacagtgtcacGCACCGCACCAACAGGCCCAACCTTTCCAAAATCGAGTGTAATGTTAGTCGTGTGATTTTTACCTTCATTTCTAGGGAAGGTCACAACACCTGAGGTACCAGAAAAAATCTCGTACCGCTCAGTTTTTGATATCGCTTCGATGGCTTTTTCTATTAACCTCCAGTTACCAAGCTTCAAGGATGTCCACCAGGGGATCACATTTACGATGCGAAAGTCATTAACGTAGGATCCAAAAACGCCCAATGACTGCTTCAAAGGAATAAATTCATCTAATTCATATTGTCCCGCGGTTTCGTATTCAGGAATTAGATCTTGGATTGCTTCCGATAAAGACCGCTGCCTGTAAAAATATGTGTGAATAAAGacagaaaatttcaaaagatgATAATTACTTACTCAGTATCCAGGTTGATGTCGTTAATGAAAACTTGAGAATAAGGAATCGGCAAATTCGCAAGATTATCGAATTGCTGCCACTCAAGGATAGTGCTACGAGCACCAGCTACGTAATGCAGGAAACTGGGCCGCTCTAGTTCCGCGTTGTAGCAAACTAGCGCAAGAACTACAGGTCGATGTTCCACGAGGAATCCATAGGCAAGGTCTTGAAATTCGCATCCAGGCACCCTAGTTACGAAATATTTGGATGCACTAAAACAACCAAGCCATTGATCACTCCCAAGTTCTACGGCACCCAACGTCACTCGAGAATCAATGCAGGAAAAGACAACGTGCGCCAGAGGAAACATTTCAAGACTGTTACTAACGTGGTCAGtaccgttgtaaaatccatacCTGTGGGAATTTTCAATTGCTAAATATCCAAAAATGTATGGATACATATAAATAAATGACTAACTTGAGAGTACCCCAGCAGTAACCATTCACTGTTGTCCTATCATCCCAAGATACTTCACCCCCTCTTGTGCTGATAATGATATTTTTGGAGCCAAATTCTTGGGTAAAAATGGCAGGAAAAAAACGATCATTGTTCAGGAAGCACACGTCTACGTTTGAAAAAGGAACAAGGATTACTTCTGaatgaaaattagaaaattacaAGAATACTTGCTAATCCGCCTGTAACAAACAGTAAGACTGCTAACACCCAGAACAT is a window encoding:
- the LOC119647203 gene encoding uncharacterized protein LOC119647203, producing MFWVLAVLLFVTGGLANVCFLNNDRFFPAIFTQEFGSKNIIISTRGGEVSWDDRTTVNGYCWGTLKYGFYNGTDHVSNSLEMFPLAHVVFSCIDSRVTLGAVELGSDQWLGCFSASKYFVTRVPGCEFQDLAYGFLVEHRPVVLALVCYNAELERPSFLHYVAGARSTILEWQQFDNLANLPIPYSQVFINDINLDTEQRSLSEAIQDLIPEYETAGQYELDEFIPLKQSLGVFGSYVNDFRIVNVIPWWTSLKLGNWRLIEKAIEAISKTERYEIFSGTSGVVTFPRNEGKNHTTNITLDFGKVGPVGAVRDTVPERE